A single genomic interval of Myxocyprinus asiaticus isolate MX2 ecotype Aquarium Trade chromosome 19, UBuf_Myxa_2, whole genome shotgun sequence harbors:
- the nudt14 gene encoding uridine diphosphate glucose pyrophosphatase NUDT14 isoform X2: MEQRSLGTLCKPMIAVYMSEWERSKPKPLQLAEEGSSEATPPEPKVPEEDQAGETSEETSSNANQPPASAGVTFELCAGLVDKPDLSLEEIARQEVLEECGYDVPATKLRRITSYRSGVGVTGSKQTMFYAEVSEENCVGEGGGKPQEGELIEVVKVPLHEAMTFAFDESIPKTMGVIFSFMWFHSNMSPKYKISTNV; the protein is encoded by the exons ATGGAACAAAGAAGTCTTGGGACTTTATGCAAACCCATGATAG CCGTATACATGAGTGAATGGGAGCGGAGCAAACCTAAGCCCCTGCAGCTGGCCGAGGAAGGGTCTTCAGAAGCTACACCACCAGAACCAAAAGTCCCAGAAGAGGACCAAGCAGGTGAGACGAGCGAAGAGACGTCAAGCAACGCTAACCAGCCTCCTGCTTCGGCGGGCGTGACCTTCGAGCTGTGTGCAGGCTTGGTGGACAAACCCGACCTCTCTCTGGAGGAGATAGCCAGGCAGGAAGTACTGGAAGAATGCGGCTATGATGTGCCAGCCACAAAGCTGAGAAGGATCACGTCATACAG GTCAGGAGTTGGAGTAACTGGATCCAAGCAGACCATGTTCTACGCTGAGGTGTCCGAAGAGAATTGTGTTGGAGAGGGCGGGGGTAAACCTCAAGAGGGTGAATTGATTGAGGTGGTCAAAGTTCCCCTACATGAAGCAATGACCTTCGCCTTTGACGAGAGCATCCCGAAAACGATGGGTGTTATTTTCAGCTTCATGTGGTTCCACAGCAACATGTCGCCGAAATACAAGATCTCCACCAATGTGTAA